The genomic DNA CCAGCTGTCCGGTCTATCTTCGTCGCAGGGAGCTGCCTTGCCGGACGCACGGAGCTCTTTTCTCCAGTTATAGAGGGTGGTCACCGTTATGCCCGTCTCTTTCGATAACTTAGGTATGGACATGTTCTCCGGCGGCATCATTCTCTTTTTGATTGCCTCTTTTTGTTCTTTGCTGTACCTCGCCATGTGTCGCACCTCCAGGGAGTCTCTCTCGACTCGCTAAGCTAGTCTATCATGCGACACCTATTTTGGCAGGTAGGGAT from Dethiosulfovibrio russensis includes the following:
- a CDS encoding transposase, giving the protein MARYSKEQKEAIKKRMMPPENMSIPKLSKETGITVTTLYNWRKELRASGKAAPCDEDRPDSW